TTTGAGTTGAGAATTAAAAATAACACAAATTTACATTTAATTGGGTTGGTAGGAAGTGTAATTATACAAGATTCATTAATTGAACGTTAGTCACCAGATATATCATTCTAACAAAATCATTAATAATTCCTATTCACTTAATTCTTCACCGATTCCAAATGCAAGGTTCTCTAATTAAAACTTGATCAAACttcataatttatataataagtAAAAGGACAAAATTATAGTGAATTAAATTTTAGGACAATCTGATAAATTTGTAACTTATTTCGATTAAATAAGTAAATTACCCTTTAATAATTGATCATTCTTACAAAAGCAAATCAAAGATAAAATGTAGGTACTCCCTCCGTTTTAGAGTAATTTTCCTATTTCaatttgttaaaatttaaaacattatTTGTTTCCTTCACAATATTATAGGTAGTATTAGAGctttactttctttttttttggcaCTTTGCAGAGCTTTCCTTTGTAACGTGGTTTGTGATAGGAAATGTTTGGGCCTTTGACTCACGTGTTGGGTCATTCCAAGAAGCCCAAAACTGAATGTTGTGAGCATAATGCTGCTCTCTTGGAATGCAATATGCTACTCTTTTCCTTTCCTATTGTTCTTGTTACTTTGTGGCATTGTCCCTTTGATTAGTATCTTCCTTGGTTACAACATGAACATGGAATCTAATGCTAAGCGCGTTTCTGAGGATCAAATCTTTCAGATTCCAAGTTGGAGATATAAACAAGTTCATGATCATCATGCCTTGGATCATTGCAATCATAATGATAGTTCTCAAACATTCATCAATCAGGATCAAGTAAGTAATAAcgaatttattaatttatctaCTCTGTACATATAAATAAGAGAGAAAGTCATTCAATTTCCTTTTGATGGTTAAGTGCTGGTCAGAATTTAACAAAAAGTGCTGGCCTTCTAGCACTCCTCTAAATAAAAAGGAAGATATTACAATGTAactcttttttttcaaaaactagcATGTGAATACTAAAAATCAGTAATCAaataagttattatatatttgtgtataaatatatattatttaatttatttttaatatgtatttatattttaatatatattctatacAAATAGCTAATTTTTGTATGTACAATTAGtatgattgattttttttattgtctttCATTCAATTGAATAGCTTTTTTAAGTTTACTAATAatgaatttataaattttacaatTCAGATTTTAACTATAAGATTTTATTGGaaagaagagaataaaaaaatattctggatgtgtttatttttttatataattatatgttatattttttcaaattagaTTTAATAATAAGtgataaatttaatttcttttgtttattttatttttaatttattaatttaattttaatacattaataatgtAGATAGAAAAGAGGAGTGCTGCATTTACTTGAACAAGTACAAAAGCAAAGAGGAAGTTAGGCAATTGCCCAGTTCCCATCTCTTCCATAAAAAATGTGTGGATCAATGACTAAGAAAAAAATGCacgtaatttattattttaagctaatattttttgtttatattatttttaaatatatttgactaattgttaataaaaaatgatCAATTTTGTTaactatttaatattttttggcTAAGAATAATATTACATCATTCACGTGTAGATAGTACTTGAACTAAAACTATGCATGTTACCCATATAGTTCAAcggatttaaattttaaattaaagaaaattaaaactaaattaagTACTAATAAAATGATGACAATAAGAGGTTTAACTAAATATACAATTGAAAAGAAAACTGTACGATATCAAAAGAGTCAAAACACTTTCTAACATCCCCATATTGAATACTAGGTGTTGATCATCatatagaaaaaatttaaaacaaataaaattgaagaGTAGACAAGATTTGTTCTAATAAAGATGTGGGTACTCCTTGCGATTTTGTTCTTCCTCTTCAGGAGTGAAGCCATGGTCTTTGATGTTGAAGATTCTGCGTATCTCATCTATTTTCTTTCCctttatcatattttttatagttcCATATATCAGATCCAAGAGATTTCTAATCTCAAGATAATTTGCTGCCtaaatttacaataaaaaaatcaatacaaatataCCAAAATTAATTTACAATGGGCACTAAtaatgttattttatgtttgttcTACAAATGCTGCCAATAAATCTAAGAGGGTAATGTGATCAACATTAAAAAGAAAGAGCAAAATATAGTACAAGACTAGAACTTTAGAAgtatatactattatatataagAAACTTCTTTAAAAGTTAGTATATCAAGAAAACcaatcaattaaaaattttaatttttttagtcaatcatgcatttaaaattatttcgtttcttctaaattttaaattctaaattctaaatcctaataaaaattaactaaaaatataatgttacgattaaaaaatgttaatattaactaataaaaaattaatctctatacttattaaaaaatctaaaaattttaaaaactaactaCGAACATAAGATGtggaaaattttttttccttaaatTCTAACCGTAAAAgctaaattctaaaaaattgaGATTTTAAAAAAACAATTACTACTGACTAAAGATTAATGTCTTAAGACCAAAAGCTGTggggaaaaaaatattttttttcttttttgtttttaattaattctcagtggaaagacaaaaaaaatggCGATTATAAAAATTGGAGAGAGATCAAAagcagttttttattttttttcagtCATCTTCATCATATATAATAGTATATCTATATTCATACCATGCATGTGCAGTAGTGTatgagagaaaaagagaatgaGAGGATTAATCACCATCAACAAATCATAAAGGGTGTTAGAATCAACATTGAGAAATTGAGCATCCCAAGCCTCAAGATCTTTTTGGTTGTCGTTGTGGTGGTGAGTGTGGTGCGTACAATAATCGATGATCTTCTTGAGGGTCTTGGAGTCAACACAATCCAGTGGAATCTTGCTCTCTTCATGGTTAAACAACCCATCTTTGATCATGTTGTTTATGATCACCGAATGTTGCACCATCACTTGTTCTTCCACACTGAAAATCTCCTTTTCCGAACTGCATAGCATGATCTTCTTCGGCGGCGAACCCATcactaacaataataataatattaataatgtaTTGCTTGAACTATTTGATTAATCAGAAAACCAAAAGTGTTTGGAGTTCAAGGACTATGTGTATGGTGTATACACTGACTCAAGAGTTTGTGTTGTATTTATACGATGTAGATAACAGCACCATAcccataattatcaaaaccgaACCGGTATTTGACCCGGTCATACAACTGGATCATCGGGTCACTAGTTCAAGTCCCTAATTCACCCGGTTGACCCagtcataattaaataaaaatataaaattataaaaataaaattaacatcaaaagttaaaatttaaaatgatgtCTTCACAAACatattaataacaattaattGTCAATTCTTATACATAACTAATGATGCAAAAAGAGATAATAAACTAATTACTAGTACAAAATACtttctaaatttaaataaacaaGAAAGGGCAAAAGATAACACAATCAGTAAATCAAATCCAAAAACTAAACTGAAAATGGACATCTATATCTTCATAGGACAAATTTGAAGCTTAACTGACATTTCCTTCATTTCAATTTGCATCTATATCTACATTTGTGTATTCTTCGCAAATCAACACCAAgaataattcataataatacAAACAGAAAGCATAGAGACAACAATTTAACTGAATAATTTTATTCCGAGTTGCAGAGAACGTGAACCCCATTTTCAATAAATTCAACTATAATAATTTTCAACAACGAAAGATTTAGCTCAAAAGATGATTTACAGACATCAACCTAAAATTTAGCCAAGTGATTATTTCACCAAGACAACAATAGCTTCAATCGTGATGATAATCAATAACAAATTTAACTCAGTTATGATTTTCAGTAACAAACAAATTCAAGTGAGTGATTATTACAGCAACAAACTCAACGTTCAATCAGAAACAAATTCATTCAGCAATGAATAAATTGAAGTTAAGTGATTATCTCAACAAGACAACAAATTCAACGTTTAGTGATAAGCAGGAACAAATTGCAGCAACACATTCAACTTTCAGTAACAAAATCAAACCGCAGTGATGAATTACAGCAACAAAATCGAAACAGAAAGAAAGGGGGAATTAGTTGGAACTCACCAAATCGGGTTGCGCCAAGGAAGCTGATGGCAAGGCTCCAAGCAAGAAGACGAACGCCGAGGAGAGAGTGGCGAGAAAGAGACCCCGAGGAGAGCCGTTGAGGCTTGAGGGCATTTGGGGGTGGGGGTGAGGTTGGGGATTGGCAAACGACGCCGTTTCCTTTGCAATGTGGTTTGTGATGGGAAATGTTTGGGCCTTGGGCTCATTCCAAGAAGCCCCAAAACTGAATGTTGTATGCATAATCTTACTCTCTTGGAATGCAATATGCTACTCTTTCCCTTTCCTATTGTTCTTCTTGCTTTGTTCGTTGCATTGTCCCTTTGATTAGTACATGAACATGGAATCTAATGCTAAGGATACTTCTAAAGATCAAATCTCTCAGATTTCAAGTTGGAGATATAAACAAGTTCATGATCATCATGCCTTGGATCATTGCAATCATAATGATTGTTCTCAAACATTCATCAATCAGGATCAAGTGAGTAATAATGGATTTATTAATTTATCTACTCTGTGcatataaataaaaaggaagatATTATAATGCAactatcttttttttaaaactagCATGTGAATACTAAAAATCAGTAATCAAATCTGTtattatgtatttgtgtataaatctatattatttaacttatttttaatatatatttatattttaatatatattttatataaatagttaatttttatatgtataattaGCATGattgcttttattttattgtctTTCACTCAATTGAATAGCTTTTTTAAGTTTATTAATAATGAATTTATAAATGAGCAATGTTAAGGAACAGCAACTTTTGTGATTTTAATGATATGAGATTTTATCCAATGACTCACTTTTCTTtactggttacatgctggccagaATTTAACAAAGTTGCTCGCCCCCTAGactttttctttataaattttacAATTCAGATTTTAACTAAAAGATTTTATTGGAAAGAcgagaataaaaaatattgtggatgtgtttattttttctataatatatatattataatttttaaaattagatttaatcataagtaataaatttaatttcttttaatgtttattttatttttaatttattgatttaattttgatatattaaaaaTGTCAATATATTTAGACAAATATTTTACGTGatgataatatataaaaatacattaTTATTAATTCTGATTCCATCTATATTATTAGTAATTTTGtaatattaaattaaagtaACAAATTAGTTATGGTTGGTGTGATGACAGGAGTGCTGCATTTGCTTTGCTTGAACAAGTACAAAGTCAAAGAAGAAGTTAGAATATGTGGGATCAATGGCTAAGGAAAAAATACATGCCTAAACAAagcaaaatttattatttttaactaatatttttatttaatattatttttaaatataattgacTAATTactgataaaaaataataaattctgtaTTTCTGTTGgctatttaatattttttcggCTAAGAATAATATTACATCAGTAACatgtaaaaactaaaaactagtACTTGAACAAAAACTATGCATGTTACCCATATAGGTCAATGGGTCAatggatttaaattttaaattaaagaaaattaaaactaaattaagTACTAATAAAATGATGACAATAAAAGATGTTTAACTAAATAtacaattgaaaagaaaattgtaCGATATCAAAAGAGTCAAAACACTTTCTAACATCCCACATATTGAATACTAGGTGTTGATCAGCATATagacaaaatttaaaacaaataaaattaaagagtaGACAAGATTTGTTCTAATAAAAATGTGGGTACTCCTTGCGATTTTGTTCTTCCTCTTCAGGAGTGAAGCCATGATCTTTGATGTTGAAGATTCTGCGTATCTCGTCTATTTTCTTTCCctttatcatattttttatagttcGGTAGATCAGATCCAAGAGATTTCTAATCTCAAGATAATTTGCTGCCTAAATTTACAATAAATACAAATATACCAAAATTAATTTACAATGGGCACTAATTAATGCTATTTTATGTTTGTGCTACAAATGCTGCCAATAAATCTAAGAGGGTAATGTGATCAACATTAACATTAACAATAGAAGAAAGAGCAAAATATGGTAGAAGACTAGAAATCTAAAAgtatatactattatatataagAAACTTCTTTAAAAGTTAGTATATGATGAAAAccaatcaattaaaaaaaaatttattctagattctaaattctaataaaaattaattaaatataatcttacgattaaaatatttgataatattaaataataaaaaattaatctctatacttattaaaaaatataaaagttttaaaaattaactacgAACATAAGATgtgaaaaaaaaactttttttaatttcttgccataAATgctaaattctaaaaaattaagatttctTTTAAAACTACTACTAACTAAAGATTAATTTTTTACCCTAATTCTAGATACCATAACATACTCACATTACACACCCGCACAACactaaggtagcgtttggtggagagacagagacagaaagactgagactgagagacagagactaagagacaggaattgaaacaaatctcagtattctgtttggtgcaaaatgagagacaggaattgaaacaagaatgaaactctaatttaatttgtacaaatggtaaaattagaattaattaattgaaatgaaagtattttaggtataaaatgttattaaagtttcagtctccatctctaaaaatttcagtcccctgcgtccctactttttggaggtactgaaatactgaaattttagagatagagacagaaattttagtaccagtctctgaactaacaaacacaatactaagtctcagtctctcagtctctcagtctctgtctcagtacctggaaacaaacgctacctaaagGACTATATTCAACACTTGACACATTTACCAAAATTTGAATCCGGATATAACGTGTTAAGAGACATAATTTTACCAATTGAGCTAAGCAGTTTTGTTCAGAAAGACCAAAAGCTGtgggaaaaaaaatattttttttcttttttgtttttatttaattctcAGTGGAAAGACAAAAAAATGGCGATTATAAAAATTGAAGAGAGATCAAAAgcagtttttatttttttttcagtcaTCTTCGTCAATATATAACATGCATGTGCAGCAGTGtacgagaaaaaaaaaaagagaatgagAGGATTAATCACCATCAACAAATCATAAAGGCCGTTGGAATCAATATTGAGAAATTGAGCATCCCAAGCCTCAAGATCTTCTTGGTTGTCGTTGTGGTGGTGAGTGTGGTGTGTACAGTAATCAATGACCTTCTTGAGAGTCTTGGAGTCAACGCAATCCAATGGAATCTTGCTCTCTTCATGGTTGTACGACCCATCTTCAATCATGTTGTTTATGATCACCGAATGTTGCACCATCACTTGTTCTTCCACACTGAAAATCTCCTTTTCCGAACTGCATAGCATGATTTTCTTCAACGGCGAACCCATcactaacaataataatgatgtATTGCTTCAACTATTTGATTAATAAGAAAACCAAAAGTGTTTGGAGTTCAAGGACTATACACTGACTCGAGGGTTTGTGTTGTATTTATAGATGTAGATAACAGCACCGACTCTTATTTTTTGGTTTAAATCTTTTATttacaaattataaatataataattttggatattatcttatcttatcttattcaAGAGATATATAATCTTTGAAGATCTTTACAAATCTTTTACTACTATGAAATCTTTGCAGCCAAAGTAACAGATTCTGttaatttgttatatttttaaatttaaaagtaccactttttttaaagaaaaatatagtttttttCTGAAAATCGGACCGATTATCGAACCGCTTTAGTCATTAGTTTATTGGTTCAATCGGTCTAACCATGGTTCAACTGAAAAAAATCGTtccataataaaataaaataacaataagaataaaataaataaataacaataagaatttgtttaaaattctatgtct
Above is a genomic segment from Arachis stenosperma cultivar V10309 chromosome 1, arast.V10309.gnm1.PFL2, whole genome shotgun sequence containing:
- the LOC130955065 gene encoding uncharacterized protein LOC130955065 → MLCSSEKEIFSVEEQVMVQHSVIINNMIEDGSYNHEESKIPLDCVDSKTLKKVIDYCTHHTHHHNDNQEDLEAWDAQFLNIDSNGLYDLLMAANYLEIRNLLDLIYRTIKNMIKGKKIDEIRRIFNIKDHGFTPEEEEQNRKEYPHFY
- the LOC130938086 gene encoding SKP1-like protein 11 → MGSPPKKIMLCSSEKEIFSVEEQVMVQHSVIINNMIKDGLFNHEESKIPLDCVDSKTLKKIIDYCTHHTHHHNDNQKDLEAWDAQFLNVDSNTLYDLLMAANYLEIRNLLDLIYGTIKNMIKGKKIDEIRRIFNIKDHGFTPEEEEQNRKEYPHLY